Proteins encoded in a region of the Drosophila sechellia strain sech25 chromosome 2L, ASM438219v1, whole genome shotgun sequence genome:
- the LOC6613428 gene encoding collagen alpha-1(IV) chain → MLPRDLRHLSGLLGAVYLLGSLVSVTLADGKICNTTLCDCKGIKGRMGAQGPIGIFGLEGPAGDIGPFGRAGPIGEKGDVGEYGEQGEKGHRGDVGPKGEMGYPGIMGKSGEPGTPGPRGIDGCDGRPGMQGPSGAPGQNGVRGPPGKPGQQGPPGEAGEGGINSKGTKGNRGETGQPGGMGPPGFDGDRGSKGDTGYAGLTGKKGDPGLPGPKGDTGDVSELPYSLIGPPGHKGDPGDSLSGVLKPDDTLKGYKGYVGLQGDEGPQGPTGEQGAVGRNGLPGARGEIGGPGERGKPGKDGEPGRFGDKGMKGAPGWTGADGLDGSPGERGEDGFAGMPGVQGGAGSPGIYDPSLTKSLPGPIGSQGDIGPPGEPGPPGLPGKPGRRGPIGLAGQSGDPGLSGSRGPPGRSERGEAGDYGFIGPPGPQGPPGEAGLPGRYGLHGDPGQNVVGPKGESGLNGLPGLEGYRGDRGEVGLPGDKGLPGEGYNIVGPPGSQGPPGFRGLPGDDGYNGLRGLPGDKGLRGDDCPVCNAGPRGPRGQEGDTGYPGSNGNRGAIGLSGPRGVQGLKGNPGRAGHKGLPGPAGIPGEPGKVGAAGPDGRKIELGPLRKGEIGDIGDSGRRGDQGDYGENGRDGSIGSQGERGETGQRGDYGDAGSQGRDGEPGRDGRDGAPGRNATTPKVYLIGEPGYDGIKGELGDDGDTGFKGVKGEPNPGQIYDNTGGPGEDGYTGPKGVKGAKGKQGDIGLRGEIGDRGPAGEVIPGLVGAKGYPGQTGDYGPQGAPGLAGRDGEPGLDGGLGYKGQRGVPGQEVIQGEIGPPGRSGIKGFPGDVGAPGQYGLAGRPGPKGVKGEHGPDGAVGQTGLPGNKGQRGDFLVGRPGPKGQPGRIGRKAPHGAKGQKGEVGSLGQNGQNGAKGSIGFSGRRGLLGNAGLQGLPGSPGIPGLPGMIGEIGERGEIGYNGRQGDIGPRGPNGELGPKGLSGDDGPDGYPGANGLPGRKGEQGNPGFPGRTGAKGVAAYSGIKGDDGESGLTGPIGYPGAPGVKGQRGAVGDSQPALDGVAGRKGEVGSPGLNGLPGRHGLKGQRGDRGLAGQQGRPGEPGANGLGGYPGRNGVNGLKGATGFTGPQGPKGPQGERGVVGLDGRTGQIGDQGPRGLIGAQGEQGEQGDKGEVGFPGRLENLQDLSFYRGFTGDRGLQGERGEQGDMGPIGLIGPPGAKGESGDIGYAGQLGFDGADGLKGFQGDQGPRGPPGITLPTEKGDEGVAGLDGRAGRPGHFGQKGAPGPPGENGPNGAIGHNGPQIQGPPGPQGDVGFPGAAGNNGRHGLIGPKGKLGEMGRQGERGESGYAIVGRQGDIGDIGFQGEPGWDGAKGEQGYPGLPGKNGRMGAPGPRGPTGDAGWGGIDGMDGLVGPKGQPGVTYSYSMARPGDRGEPGLDGFQGEEGDAGAPGLIGFQGQRGAMGYRGDQGEVGYSGADGPQGQRGDKGYIGLTGAPGHRGLPGLQGDPAPAAPAPKSRGFIFARHSQSVQVPRCPANTNLLWEGYSLSGNVAASRAVGQDLGQSGSCMMRFTTMPYMLCDFNGICHFAQNNDDSLWLSTAEPMPMTMTPIQGRDLMKYISRCVVCETTTRIIALHSQSMSIPECPGGWEEMWTGYSYFMSTLDNVGGVGQNLVSPGSCLEEFRAQPVIECHGHGRCNYYDALASFWLTVIEEQDQFVQPRQQTLKADLTSKISRCTVCRRRGNTFVARTAYGSSGSRDGSASRYPSGGSSGAAGSLPETDGDYRSSWTSGAASSPGSNSGSWSSGSNAGAYPGSNAAWQSRTNAGSSWSSRPVAGSGSNPGSYSSWSTGSSPGSNPGSNSWSTRPSWSTDPRSRAPSNYLNGRYQQSVRPSNLQAYNEYVRHGGNTRQYNRRPREDTTAP, encoded by the exons ATCTGCAACACAACGCTATGCGACTGCAAAGGAATCAAGGGACGCATGGGCGCCCAAGGACCCATCGGAATTTTTGGCTTGGAAGGACCTGCCGGTGATATTGGACCATTTGGACGAGCAGGACCAATCGGCGAGAAGGGAGATGTCGGCGAGTATGGCGAACAAGGCGAGAAAGGACATCGC GGCGATGTCGGACCTAAAGGTGAAATGGGTTACCCTGGCATTATG GGTAAAAGCGGTGAGCCCGGAACACCAGGACCACgtggaatcgatggctgcgaCGGACGGCCTGGTATGCAGGGTCCCAGCGGAGCACCTGGCCAGAACGGCGTTCGCGGTCCGCCAGGAAAGCCCGGTCAGCAGGGTCCACCCGGAGAGGCTGGCGAGGGCGGCATCAACTCCAAGGGCACCAAGGGCAATCGAGGCGAGACTGGACAGCCCGGCGGTATGGGACCGCCCGGATTCGACGGTGATCGCGGTAGCAAGGGTGACACTGGTTACGCTGGCCTAACCGGCAAGAAGGGAGATCCGGGACTGCCGGGACCCAAGGGTGACACTGGCGACGTTTCGGAGCTGCCCTACTCACTGATTGGACCGCCTGGGCACAAGGGTGACCCAGGTGACAGCCTATCCGGAGTGCTGAAGCCAGATGACACCTTGAAGGGCTACAAGGGATACGTGGGACTCCAGGGCGATGAGGGGCCACAGGGACCGACCGGTGAACAAGGCGCCGTTGGCCGCAATGGACTGCCTGGTGCAAGAGGTGAGATCGGAGGACCCGGAGAGCGGGGCAAGCCCGGTAAGGATGGTGAACCCGGTCGATTCGGTGACAAGGGCATGAAAGGTGCGCCCGGCTGGACTGGAGCTGATGGATTGGACGGAAGCCCAGGAGAGCGTGGAGAGGATGGATTCGCCGGCATGCCTGGTGTTCAAGGAGGCGCTGGTTCCCCCGGAATTTACGATCCTAGTCTCACCAAATCGCTGCCCGGCCCGATTGGATCACAGGGAGACATCGGACCGCCCGGAGAACCAGGTCCACCAGGTCTGCCCGGCAAACCTGGACGCCGCGGACCCATCGGTCTAGCTGGTCAATCAGGAGACCCCGGCTTAAGCGGCAGTCGCGGACCGCCTGGACGTAGTGAGCGCGGTGAGGCCGGAGACTATGGATTCATTGGCCCACCGGGACCGCAGGGACCCCCCGGCGAAGCTGGTCTACCCGGCCGATACGGACTGCACGGAGACCCTGGACAAAATGTGGTCGGACCAAAGGGCGAGTCTGGCCTAAATGGATTACCTGGTTTGGAGGGCTATCGCGGCGATCGCGGAGAGGTCGGCTTGCCCGGTGACAAGGGTCTGCCCGGCGAGGGCTACAACATCGTTGGTCCTCCTGGTTCCCAGGGACCGCCCGGTTTCCGTGGACTTCCCGGTGACGATGGTTATAACGGATTGCGTGGACTGCCCGGTGACAAGGGATTGCGCGGTGACGACTGCCCCGTGTGCAATGCCGGACCCCGAGGACCCCGTGGCCAGGAGGGCGACACCGGCTATCCGGGTAGCAATGGAAACCGTGGAGCTATTGGCCTCTCTGGACCGCGTGGCGTACAGGGCTTGAAAGGTAACCCCGGAAGGGCTGGTCACAAAGGTCTGCCCGGTCCAGCGGGTATTCCCGGCGAGCCAGGCAAAGTTGGAGCAGCCGGACCCGATGGAAGGAAGATCGAATTGGGCCCTTTAAGGAAGGGCGAAATCGGTGACATCGGCGACAGTGGACGTCGCGGAGATCAGGGTGACTACGGTGAAAATGGACGGGATGGATCCATTGGTAGCCAGGGCGAGCGCGGAGAAACCGGACAGCGCGGCGACTACGGCGATGCCGGTTCCCAGGGACGCGATGGTGAGCCAGGACGCGATGGTCGTGATGGAGCTCCCGGTAGAAACGCCACCACACCCAAGGTCTACTTGATCGGCGAGCCGGGATATGACGGAATAAAGGGCGAGCTCGGCGACGATGGTGATACCGGTTTCAAGGGCGTCAAGGGTGAGCCGAATCCTGGTCAGATCTACGACAACACTGGTGGGCCTGGCGAGGATGGTTATACCGGACCGAAGGGCGTGAAGGGAGCCAAGGGAAAGCAAGGCGATATTGGACTTCGTGGCGAAATTGGTGACCGTGGCCCGGCTGGCGAAGTTATTCCCGGACTCGTGGGTGCCAAGGGTTATCCCGGCCAAACTGGCGATTACGGACCGCAGGGAGCTCCAGGATTGGCTGGTCGCGATGGTGAACCTGGCTTGGATGGAGGCCTTGGATACAAGGGACAGCGCGGTGTACCTGGTCAGGAGGTGATCCAGGGTGAGATTGGACCACCGGGTCGGTCAGGCATTAAGGGCTTCCCCGGTGATGTCGGCGCACCCGGCCAGTATGGACTCGCCGGACGCCCAGGACCCAAGGGAGTGAAGGGCGAGCATGGACCCGATGGCGCTGTTGGACAAACAGGACTGCCTGGCAACAAGGGCCAGCGCGGTGACTTCCTGGTTGGTCGGCCCGGACCAAAGGGTCAGCCCGGACGCATTGGTCGCAAGGCACCGCACGGCGCCAAGGGCCAGAAGGGAGAGGTGGGCTCGCTGGGCCAGAATGGACAGAACGGCGCCAAGGGCAGCATCGGTTTCTCTGGCCGTCGTGGACTCCTCGGCAATGCGGGTCTGCAGGGACTGCCTGGTAGTCCTGGCATTCCCGGTCTTCCAGGAATGATTGGCGAGATCGGAGAGCGTGGTGAGATTGGATACAACGGACGGCAGGGTGACATCGGACCTCGTGGACCCAACGGCGAGCTTGGACCCAAAG GTCTCTCTGGTGATGATGGACCGGATGGCTATCCCGGAGCTAACGGCCTTCCCGGACGCAAGGGTGAGCAAGGAAATCCTGGATTCCCAGGACGTACAGGCGCGAAGGGCGTGGCCGCCTACAGTGGCATAAAGGGTGATGACGGAGAATCCGGCTTGACCGGGCCCATCGGATACCCCGGAGCTCCCGGAGTGAAGGGACAGCGTGGGGCCGTTGGAGATTCGCAACCAGCTCTCGATGGAGTTGCTGGCCGCAAGGGAGAAGTAGGCAGTCCAGGACTCAATGGACTTCCCGGTCGCCATGGACTAAAGGGACAGCGGGGAGATCGCGGTCTCGCCGGCCAACAGGGTAGACCAGGAGAGCCAGGAGCCAACGGATTGGGCGGCTATCCTGGACGCAATGGAGTTAATGGCCTGAAGGGCGCAACTGGTTTTACTGGACCCCAGGGACCCAAAGGTCCTCAGGGCGAGAGAGGAGTTGTGGGCCTGGATGGTCGAACTGGTCAGATTGGTGATCAAGGACCACGCGGATTGATTGGAGCGCAGGGAGAGCAGGGTGAGCAGGGTGACAAAGGAGAAGTCGGCTTCCCAGGTCGCTTGGAAAACCTGCAGGATCTGAGCTTCTATCGCGGCTTCACCGGAGATCGAGGACTACAGGGTGAACGTGGCGAGCAGGGAGATATGGGACCAATTGGCTTAATTGGACCTCCCGGCGCCAAGGGCGAAAGCGGTGACATTGGCTATGCTGGACAACTTGGATTCGATGGAGCTGACGGCCTTAAGGGATTCCAGGGTGACCAAGGACCACGAGGTCCACCGGGCATAACATTGCCAACCGAGAAAGGTGACGAAGGCGTTGCTGGACTCGATGGACGAGCAGGACGTCCGGGACACTTTGGCCAGAAGGGAGCACCTGGTCCACCGGGAGAGAATGGACCCAACGGTGCGATCGGACACAATGGACCCCAGATCCAGGGGCCACCTGGACCTCAGGGAGATGTCGGCTTTCCCGGAGCAGCGGGAAACAATGGTCGTCATGGACTAATCGGACCAAAGGGAAAGCTTGGAGAAATGGGTCGCCAGGGTGAGCGAGGTGAATCTGGATATGCCATTGTTGGCAGACAGGGCGACATCGGAGATATCGGCTTCCAGGGCGAACCTGGCTGGGATGGCGCCAAGGGCGAGCAAGGATATCCCGGACTTCCGGGTAAGAACGGAAGAATGGGTGCCCCAGGACCACGGGGACCCACTGGCGACGCCGGCTGGGGTGGAATCGATGGCATGGACGGACTCGTTGGCCCCAAGGGTCAACCAGGTGTAACTTACTCCTACTCCATGGCCCGACCCGGAGATCGTGGTGAGCCCGGACTTGATGGGTTCCAGGGCGAGGAAGGCGATGCTGGAGCACCAGGACTTATTGGATTCCAGGGACAGAGAGGTGCCATGGGATATCGCGGTGACCAGGGCGAGGTGGGCTACTCCGGAGCCGATGGACCGCAGGGACAGCGTGGTGACAAGGGTTATATTGGCTTGACCGGAGCACCCGGCCATCGTGGTCTGCCCGGACTACAAGGTGACCCAGCGCCAGCAGCGCCGGCGCCCAAGAGCCGCGGATTCATCTTCGCCCGCCACTCGCAATCCGTCCAAGTGCCTCGGTGTCCGGCCAACACGAATCTGCTTTGGGAGGGCTACTCACTGTCCGGCAACGTGGCCGCCAGCAGAGCGGTGGGTCAGGATCTCGGTCAGTCCGGCTCCTGCATGATGCGGTTTACCACCATGCCGTACATGCTGTGTGACTTCAACGGCATTTGTCACTTTGCCCAGAATAACGATGACAGTCTCTGGCTGTCCACCGCCGAGCCCATGCCAATGACCATGACGCCCATCCAAGGCAGGGACCTCATGAAGTACATCTCGCG TTGCGTTGTGTGCGAGACGACGACCAGGATCATCGCCCTCCACTCGCAATCCATGTCCATTCCGGAGTGCCCCGGCGGCTGGGAGGAGATGTGGACCGGCTACAGTTACTTCATG AGCACGTTGGACAACGTCGGAGGCGTTGGACAGAACCTTGTCTCCCCGGGCTCTTGCTTGGAGGAGTTCCGCGCCCAGCCAGTGATCGAGTGCCATGGCCATGGACGCTGCAACTACTACGATGCGCTGGCCTCCTTCTGGTTAACCGTCATCGAGGAGCAGGATCAGTTCGTCCAGCCGCGCCAGCAGACGCTAAAGGCGGATTTGACCAGCAAGATTAGCAG GTGCACGGTTTGCCGTCGTCGAGGCAACACCTTTGTGGCTCGCACTGCATATGGGTCTTCCGGTTCCAGAGATGGCTCTGCCTCGAGGTATCCCTCGGGTGGTTCCTCGGGCGCAGCTGGATCACTTCCGGAGACAGATGGCGATTACAGGTCAAGCTGGACTTCGGGCGCAGCTTCCAGTCCTGGTTCCAACTCAGGATCCTGGTCATCTGGATCCAATGCCGGAGCTTATCCCGGCTCCAACGCCGCCTGGCAATCGAGGACCAATGCTGGATCTAGCTGGTCTTCCAGACCCGTAGCAGGATCGGGCTCCAATCCGGGATCGTA